Proteins encoded within one genomic window of Humulus lupulus chromosome 1, drHumLupu1.1, whole genome shotgun sequence:
- the LOC133812831 gene encoding 17.3 kDa class I heat shock protein-like, which translates to MAMIPSLFGGRRSSIFDPFSLEVWDPFKDLTSTETSALANARIDWKETPEAHVFKADVPGLKKEEVKVEVEEGRVLQIRGERNVEKEDKNETWHRVERSSGKFVRRFRLPENAKADQVKASMENGVLTVTVPKEEKAKKTDAKSIEISG; encoded by the coding sequence ATGGCGATGATTCCGAGCTTGTTCGGTGGACGACGGAGCAGCATCTTCGATCCATTCTCTCTGGAAGTTTGGGATCCATTCAAGGACCTCACCTCGACGGAGACTTCCGCTTTGGCCAATGCTCGCATTGACTGGAAAGAAACGCCGGAGGCTCACGTGTTCAAGGCCGACGTCCCCGGGCTGAAGAAGGAGGAGGTGAAGGTGGAGGTCGAGGAGGGTCGAGTGCTTCAGATCAGAGGAGAGAGGAATGTGGAGAAGGAGGACAAGAACGAGACGTGGCACAGAGTTGAGCGGAGCAGCGGGAAGTTCGTGAGGAGGTTCCGGCTACCGGAGAACGCGAAGGCGGATCAGGTGAAAGCTTCGATGGAAAATGGAGTGCTTACTGTGACTGTTCCTAAGGAGGAGAAGGCCAAGAAGACTGATGCGAAGTCGATTGAGATCTCTGGTTGA
- the LOC133812835 gene encoding 17.3 kDa class I heat shock protein-like, with protein MAMIPSLFGGRRSSIFDPFSLDVWDPFKDLTSTETSAMANARIDWKETPEAHVFKADVPGLKKEEVKVEVEEGRVLQISGERNVEKEDKNETWHRVERSSGKFVRRFRLPENAKADQVKASMENGVLTVTVPKEEKSKKTDVKSIEISG; from the coding sequence ATGGCGATGATTCCGAGCTTGTTCGGTGGACGACGGAGCAGCATCTTCGATCCATTCTCTCTGGACGTTTGGGATCCATTCAAGGACCTCACCTCGACAGAGACTTCCGCCATGGCCAATGCTCGCATTGACTGGAAAGAAACGCCGGAGGCTCACGTGTTCAAGGCCGACGTCCCCGGGCTGAAGAAGGAGGAGGTGAAGGTGGAGGTCGAGGAGGGTCGAGTGCTTCAGATCAGCGGAGAGAGGAATGTGGAGAAGGAGGACAAGAACGAGACGTGGCACAGAGTTGAGCGGAGCAGCGGGAAGTTCGTGAGGAGGTTCCGGCTGCCGGAGAACGCGAAGGCGGATCAGGTGAAGGCTTCGATGGAAAATGGAGTGCTTACTGTGACTGTTCCTAAGGAGGAGAAGTCCAAGAAGACTGATGTGAAGTCGATTGAGATCTCTGGTTGA
- the LOC133812833 gene encoding 17.3 kDa class I heat shock protein-like has product MAMIPSLFGGRRSSIFDPFSLEVWDPFKDLTSTETSALANARIDWKETPEAHVFKADVPGLKKEEMKVEVEEGRVLQISGERNVEKEDKNETWHRVERSSGKFVRRFRLPENAKADQVRASMENGVLTVTVPKEEKAKKTDAKSIEISG; this is encoded by the coding sequence ATGGCGATGATTCCGAGCTTGTTCGGTGGACGACGGAGCAGCATCTTTGATCCATTCTCTCTGGAAGTTTGGGATCCATTCAAGGACCTCACCTCGACGGAGACTTCCGCTTTGGCCAATGCTCGCATTGACTGGAAAGAAACGCCGGAGGCTCACGTGTTCAAGGCCGACGTCCCTGGGCTGAAGAAGGAGGAGATGAAGGTGGAGGTCGAGGAGGGTCGAGTGCTTCAGATCAGCGGAGAGAGGAATGTGGAGAAGGAGGACAAGAACGAGACGTGGCACAGAGTTGAGCGGAGCAGCGGGAAGTTCGTGAGGAGGTTCCGGCTACCGGAGAACGCGAAGGCGGATCAGGTGAGGGCTTCGATGGAAAATGGAGTGCTTACTGTGACTGTTCCTAAGGAGGAGAAGGCCAAGAAGACTGATGCGAAGTCGATTGAGATCTCTGGTTGA
- the LOC133812834 gene encoding 17.3 kDa class I heat shock protein-like, whose product MAMIPSLFGGRRSSIFDPFSLDVWDPFKDLTSTETSAMANARIDWKETPEAHVFKADVPGLKKEEVKVEVEEGRVLQISGERNVEKEDKNETWHRVERSSGKFVRRFRLPENAKADQVKASMENGVLTVTVPKEEKAKKSDVKSIEISG is encoded by the coding sequence ATGGCGATGATTCCGAGCTTGTTCGGTGGACGACGGAGCAGCATCTTCGATCCATTCTCTCTGGACGTTTGGGATCCATTCAAGGACCTCACCTCGACGGAGACTTCCGCCATGGCCAATGCTCGCATTGACTGGAAAGAAACGCCGGAGGCTCACGTGTTCAAGGCCGACGTCCCCGGGCTGAAGAAGGAGGAGGTGAAGGTGGAGGTCGAGGAGGGTCGAGTGCTTCAGATCAGCGGAGAGAGGAATGTGGAGAAGGAGGACAAGAACGAGACGTGGCACAGAGTTGAGCGGAGCAGCGGGAAGTTCGTGAGGAGGTTCCGGCTGCCGGAGAACGCGAAGGCGGATCAGGTGAAGGCTTCGATGGAAAATGGAGTGCTTACTGTGACTGTTCCTAAGGAGGAGAAGGCCAAGAAGAGTGATGTGAAGTCGATTGAGATCTCTGGTTGA
- the LOC133781990 gene encoding uncharacterized protein LOC133781990, which yields MKSAGRMMRDFKTNITSDYIYPLAEDGLIDELQILPKKYPELDLEDWRTFVSHRLSPEFMALREAQRERSLKYTSRHRTSRRGLANVREDLKTELGVADVERYQVWIRAREKRKVLVTDLDKQIEARINELKEKVSSGEIIAKGRNDILTQALGTPEHPGRVRALGSFAKISSVFGRKPKIATEMADVVSKKDAEIARLKAELKALEEEKAKQAGGLDDMDEHDNDDEQSDEEYHTPHMQDDTPYMQDVLLCSDNIHNVVAEGVIIDGVGPLTIHGVQLTDEYARVRVTKMLQEDAEIPCSVGEIQYVRDTYDTFLPWPKDLIMTDQGPLRKKPPMSKSSSKDMSKPPMTSPHLSSAGSHINPENTLTEGQPFADHIMNRIHVSLQFMVREFCRVKGINSVVSIPVDPTFMNHESIFLTSEDVEQIIFYE from the exons atgaaaagtgcgggaagaatgatgagagattttaagaccaacatcactagtgactacatctaccctttggcagaagacggtctgatagatgaactccaaatccttcctaagaaatatccagaacttgacctagaagattggaggacatttgttagccaccgtttatctcctgagtttatg gctttgcgggaagcacaacgtgaaagatctctcaaatatacttcgaggcatcgtacatctcgtagagggcttgccaatgttagagaggaccTG aaaactgaactaggtgtggcagatgtagaacggtaccaagtatggataagagcacgagaaaagaggaaggttcttgttacagatttggacaaacaaattgaagcaagaatt aatgagctgaaagaaaaagttagtagtggagaaatcattgcaaagggtcggaatgacatattaacgcaagctttagggacacctgagcacccagggcgtgttagagcacttgg gtcgtttgcgaagatttcgtccgtctttggaagaaaaccaaaaatagcaacagaaatggctgatgttgttagtaagaaagatgcagaaattgcgaggctcaaagcagaacttaaagctttagaggaggaaaaagctaaacaagcaggtgggttagatgatatggatgaacacgacaatgatgacgagcagagcgacgaagaataccacacaccgcacatgcaggatgacacaccgtacatgcaggatgtgttactttgttcggataatattcataatgtggtggcagagggtgttatcattgatggggtgggtccactgactattcatggtgtccaactgacagacgaatatgcgagggtgcgagtcaccaaaatgttacaagaggatgctgaaatcccatgttctgttggggagatacaatatgttcgagatacttatgacacatttcttccttggccaaaagatttaattatgactgaccag GGTCCTCTAagaaagaaacctcctatgtcaaaaagttcATCCAAGGATATGTCAAAACCTCCTATGACTAGCCCGcatctgtcatcagctgggtctcacatcaatccagaaaacactctgaccgaaggccaaccatttgccgatcacatcatgaatcgcatccatgttagccttcagtttatggtgagagaattttgcagagttaagggaataaactCAGTCGTCTCCATTCCAGTGGACCCAACATTCATGAATCACGAGTCAATATTcctaacttcagaggatgtggaacaa ATTATTTTCTATGAGTAA